Proteins from a genomic interval of Medicago truncatula cultivar Jemalong A17 chromosome 3, MtrunA17r5.0-ANR, whole genome shotgun sequence:
- the LOC25489181 gene encoding deoxyuridine 5'-triphosphate nucleotidohydrolase, whose protein sequence is MSNLNGVVSSNFLRVKKLSDKAVIPSRGSPLSAGYDLSSAADSKVPARGKALIPTDLSVAVPEGTYARVAPRSGLTWKHSIDVGAGVIDADYRGPVGVILFNHSDVDFEVKVGDRVAQLIIEKIITPEVSEVLDLDSTVRGEGGFGSTGV, encoded by the exons ATGTCCAACTTAAACGGCGTCGTTTCATCCAATTTTCTCCGAGTGAAGAAACTCTCCGACAAAGCCGTTATACCTTCCCGCGGCTCCCCTCTCTCCGCCGGATACGATCTTTCCAGCGCCGCCGATTCAAAGGTTCCGGCTCGCGGCAAAGCTCTCATCCCCACAGATCTCTCCGTCGCCGTCCCTGAAGGAACCTATGCTCGTGTTG CTCCGAGATCTGGTTTGACATGGAAGCATTCGATTGATGTTGGTGCTGGTGTGATTGATGCTGATTACAGAGGACCTGTTGGGGTTATACTGTTTAATCATtctgatgttgattttgaagtGAAAGTTGGTGATAGAGTTGCTCAGTTGATTATTGAGAAGATTATTACTCCGGAAGTTTCTGAGGTTTTGGATTTGGATTCTACTGTTAGAGGTGAAGGTGGTTTTGGATCTACTGGGGTTTGA
- the LOC120575746 gene encoding (3S,6E)-nerolidol synthase 1 codes for MDVVYVKQALIFKQVYKKLVKIEDPMESFYLMDIIQRFGIEHYFAEEIKVALENLHLILNTNPIIDFVSSHELYEVALAFRLLRQGGHYVNADLFDSLKCNKRMFEEKHGEDVKGLIALYEASQLSIEGEDSLNDVGYLCCELLHAWLSRNQEHNKALYVANTLQNPLHYGLSRFMDKNTFMHDLKAEKDLICLEELAKINSGIVRFMNQNETIEVSKWWKELGLDKEVKFSGYQPLKWYTWPMACFTDPNFSEQRIELTKPISLIYVIDDIFDVHGTLDQLTIFTDAINRWETTGTEQLPNFMKISLNALYDITNNFAENVYKKHGFNPIDTLKKSWIRLLNAFMEEAHWLNSGHLPKAEDYLNNGIVSTGVHVVLEHAFFLLDHVSGITKETIDILDENFPNVIYSVAKILRLSDDLEGAKSGDQNGLDGSYLDCYMSEHQDISSEDVQRHVAHMISNEWKCLNQEILVTNQFSSSFSNFCLNAARMVPLMYHYKSNPSLSNLQEHVNSLINVSVGCN; via the exons ATG GATGTTGTATATGTCAAACaagctttaatatttaagcaAGTTTATAAGAAACTTGTTAAAATCGAAGATCCGATGGAGAGTTTTTATTTGATGGATATTATCCAAAGGTTTGGTATTGAGCACTATTTTGCTGAGGAAATAAAAGTGGCTCTTGAAAATCTGCATTTGATATTGAACACCAAtcctataattgattttgtgagTAGCCATGAACTCTATGAAGTTGCACTTGCATTCCGCTTGCTGAGACAAGGAGGCCATTACGTAAATGCAG ATTTATTTGACAGCTTGAAGTGTAACAAAAGAATGTTTGAAGAAAAACATGGTGAGGATGTGAAAGGTCTCATTGCCCTTTACGAAGCATCGCAACTAAGTATTGAAGGAGAAGATAGTCTTAACGATGTAGGATATCTCTGCTGTGAGCTTCTACATGCATGGTTGTCAAGAAACCAAGAACATAACAAAGCTTTATATGTTGCAAACACTCTTCAGAATCCACTTCACTATGGATTGTCAAGATTTATGGATAAAAACACATTCATGCATGATTTGAAGGCTGAGAAGGATTTGATATGTTTAGAGGAACTTGCTAAAATCAATTCTGGCATAGTTAGGTTCATGAACCAGAATGAAACCATTGAAGTTTCCAA ATGGTGGAAAGAACTTGGACTAGACAAGGAGGTGAAGTTTTCAGGGTATCAACCTCTGAAATGGTACACATGGCCTATGGCATGCTTTACAGATCCAAACTTTTCAGAACAAAGGATTGAGCTCACAAAACCCATCtctttaatttatgttattGACGACATTTTCGATGTTCACGGGACATTGGATCAACTTACAATATTCACAGATGCTATTAACAG GTGGGAAACCACTGGCACAGAGCAACTTCCAAACTTCATGAAAATATCTTTGAATGCACTTTACGACATTACCAATAATTTTGCTGAAAATGTCTACAAGAAGCATGGATTTAACCCTATAGACACACTCAAAAAATCG TGGATACGCTTATTGAACGCTTTCATGGAAGAGGCTCATTGGTTGAATTCTGGTCACTTACCAAAAGCAGAGGATTACTTAAACAATGGAATAGTGAGCACTGGAGTGCATGTTGTGCTTGAACATGCATTCTTCCTTTTGGATCATGTTAGTGGTATAACAAAGGAGACAATTGATATCTTGGATGAAAATTTCCCAAATGTTATATATTCAGTGGCAAAAATTCTTCGTCTCTCTGATGATTTAGAAGGAGCTAAG AGTGGAGATCAAAATGGTCTTGATGGGTCATACCTTGATTGCTACATGAGTGAACACCAAGATATTTCCAGTGAAGACGTGCAACGACATGTTGCTCACATGATTTCAAATGAATGGAAATGTCTCAATCAAGAAATTCTGGTCACAAATCAgttttcatcatcattttccAATTTTTGTCTCAATGCTGCTAGAATGGTTCCCCTCATGTACCACTATAAGAGCAACCCGAGCCTCTCTAATCTCCAGGAACATGTTAACTCATTGATTAATGTTAGTGTTGGGTGCAATTAG